Part of the Triticum urartu cultivar G1812 chromosome 2, Tu2.1, whole genome shotgun sequence genome, GTTAATATTCTTAATGAAATCACCCGTAATGGGCATTTTTCTTAAAGAAAAGATTACAGTATACCATGACTAAGGCTTCATACAGGATTGTGTCTCCCTTGGTGTTATTTGCAACAGCTGAGTAGCTCCGGAGAGTGTCAGCGTATGTGCCCAAACTCAGTAGAACAAGCACTAACGATAGCAGAACTTGAAAAATCCAGGAGATGGCTGCTCTCACCATATAGTTCAAAGGTTCACTATCCAATGATGCTATTTATGTTCAGGGTACTTATTGTATAACTGGTTATAACAGATATGTTGTTTTATGATGACATATCTTTAGGAAAGAACATTCAAATAGAGAAATTTTGCTGTGTTAGATTTTTATTATTACCAAGTATACGAGTTTGCTCTATCTGGTTGTCTCAAAGTATTACAGTTATACGTGAATATGATAATCAATTGCATGTTTGTGAAGAACAGAGGCCTGTAAGTGTGGCGGTATGGCCTCTTTCTAGAGACATACTTGACTGCTTATTAAGTGTGGCGGGTTGTTTTTTGACAGATATATTTTCTCACTTCCTTACAACAACTTAGTCTCCAGTTATTGTGGTGCGCAAGTGTTGTTTCGTTCCATCTTCGGTTTGATTATTGTTTTTTTTTGTCGAGAAAAGTCCCCATCTATTCATCAACTGTCAAGGCAGTACAattcttatttttattttttaaacaGGATTCCTAGATCAAATTTTCTGGGCTGGGACAAGAAAAGGAACATGCTCCAGTCTCCAGAATCTAATAGATTCAATAAGGACTGTAAGCTGATCACATACTGTTTTGAAGGATACTACATCAATTGTTTTTGTACTTCAAAGTAACTAATATCGAATATGTTCTGTAGGATTGCATGGTTTGGGAGAAACTTGGTGCGTTCAGTTCAATATAAGGAAAAGCATGAGAAGGTTGCCTTCACGTATCGACGAGGCGCGGCGTGCCGCCACGCGGGTACATGCTAGTTTTAGATTATAGCATGCCCAGGCTTTGGCAATTCCCTAGCTTCGCCACTGAGTGTGTAAGTAATCCAACAATGGAGTAGGCAGTCGTATGTGCTCATATGTTCAACGCCTGGTTTCTCTTTTCCGCACACCTACCTCGGCATCTTTCGTTAGCAGTTGGCGGCTGcgttttttcctttttctttggCACCTGGACCGTTAATCATTCTGCTTTAAAGATTTTGCAGCAAACCAAAGAACACGATGAAATGCggaacaaaacaaaataaaatacaCCGTTGGCCATAATTTCGTTTCTCCTCCCTCGGCCGGTCGGCCCTCGCTAGCTCCGTCGCTGGTGGTGCGATTCCGGCCAGTCAGCACAAACGCTGAAATCACTAGAGACACTGCATTTTGACGAGCGTGGTCGGACCGGCGAAACCGGCAATGCTAGACACACGGATCTTTACTTGAGGATTTTACGGACTAACTAAAATGGACCAATAGAATTGGAGATTAGGGGAGGCAGGGGCCCACCCCAACTGAAAATCcaggggggggaggggggggggggggggggggggggggggagatatTAGTTAGTTGAAGGATCCTGTAAAACCCTGTAACAAGTCCGTGTGTCTAGGATTATTGCCGGCGAAACTGTTCCTGCTCCGAAACAAGGAAGGGTCGTGGTCGTGCTCCCATCCCCCGTGGAAACCCTGGCGATGTTGATTTGAATCCAAAGTGACGCCAGCGCGACTAGGAATTAAGGGCATCCCCAGCCGTTAGCCCCTCAGGGGACTCGGTAAATTGCCGTCTGGGATGAACCGGCTCTAAAAATCGGTTTGGGGTGATCGGGTTCCCAGTCGCCATCTCCAGAGTCGTCCCAATCATTctttttttaaatattttttaaaataaattcGGCTAAAATTAGGCAAACATTACAAAGATTCGGCAAATAGGACACAAATTTCGGCGTTCAATATTTTTTGCATAGAAAACTTAAAATTTACTAAATAAAAAACTCGCTGAGCGCGGCGTAGTCCGCCGTCGTCCTTCTCCTTCTTCACGCTGTTGAACCCCTGCCTGTGGTCGCCCTGGCGGACAGGTTTGGCCGGTGGCGGCGTGTCGTCATCGCTGTCTTCAAGCACGATGACGCCGACAGCGATGACGCCCCCTTCCTCACGCCCACGGCGGCGCGCTGCGATCTTTGCCAAGGCGCGGCGCTGGCGCTCCATCTCTAGCCGCACCCAATCTTCCCGCGCCCACCTCATGGTCGCCTCGTCGTTGAGCTCCGGCTCCGTCTTACTCCGGGAGGGCCCATTGCTCCTCCGTCAGAGATGCCCGCGCACGCTCGATCTCGGCGTGGAAATAGTCGGGGCGCGTGACGTCGGGCGGCGGGGGGACGGGGACGCCCCAGCGCTGAGCCTCCACCGTCCTGGCACGGGCATGTCGGGAGGCACCAGGTAATTGGCTTTGTGCAAGAGATGGGCTTCCCACTCATGCAGAGAGCGGCGGGCCGAAGCCATTCGCCGCCGCCCCATTGCCGGGGAACCTTTCGCCCATCGTCTGCGGCGGCTGTGAACGGGGAGGGAGAGGAAAGAGGGCTCGTCGATGGTGGTTGTGCACGAGGAGAGAGGGGCTGCGGGCGGGTGTGTCCACCTGTGAGGGAGGCGCTGCTTTATATAGCGGCCGGGGGGGTGGTGTGGTGTGGTGTGTATGCGTGGAGGGGAGAGGGCGCGTCGCCGCACAACGCCGCTCGTGAGGAATTAATGAAAAGCTAACTGACGGCAACCTTAGTATTGATTCCCTGTGGAAAACTGAGACGATGTGAGGACAATGAGGCACGGGTTGCTGACTCAGCGGGCACGCCGTTTCCCGAGCACTCCCCGGCGCGCCGGGTTTAGTCTGGATTCAACGACGCTAGTTTCGGCCTTAGCTCATGAAAACTGGGCTCCTGAAACGGAACTGAGCCGTTTTTTGGACGCCTATACCAAAAAAGAGGCCTGGGAGGCCTGTTGGAGACGCGGTTGGAGATGGTCTAAGCAGGTAAGGTAAGGTAAGGTAGGTGTGAGTGTGACCGTGACCAGTGTCGGCACACCCAGCACGACCGACATGAGATCCTCGTCGTCGCTTGATGGAGCCGCGCATACAAACTCGTCAGCGCGATCACCGTCGTCCAGTGGAAGGCGAGAGCGTGTGTGCGTGCGGTGGGTTTCAACGGCTGAGCACGGCGAGGCAGACACGTCATCAGTGCATGCATCTGGTAGTGACGAGCTGCTGGTCCAATATTTGGACACGACCGAGGTGGTGGAGGAGTTGGCCGAGACTTGTCTGTCCGGACAATGAAACAAAGTGGACCTCGTGCTTCCAGTACAGGGACATACATACCTGATTTTTGACAGAGGTTCGAGCTTTGCTTACAGCGCTTGCTCCTGATTAGACAGACCTGCCTGTCAACGAAATTGAGCGTTTGCTGCTTTCTTCGCCACCAGAAGAATTGATCGAGGGCAGTAGCAGTGAGGCGTGGATGCACGATTTTTCAGAGCTAGAAGATACCCCACGCGTTGTTACGGGTGACAGAATGTTGATATATAAGTGGTGAAGAACATGAAGATCTAATTCCTATATATGTAATACGATGTGCCATAAAAAAGGACATATTAGATATTAATAATAGCTGAAAGTAGATATATAAAAATTTACCGTGGGACGGAATTCCTACAGTTTCCGGTGGAAAAGAAAAAAGAGTACCCCCTATATAATAACATGGAAGTACTATTCTCCTTTTGAAAAATATTATACATTTGTTCCTTAGAAAATTGAGAACATATTGTATATTCATATTGCCTGAAGGTAGTGTTCCTGCTCTTAGATGCTCTAAGTGACAATAGTATCCCCTAAAACCAACTACACTTTTTAGAAAGTCAAAGCATGTTACATATGCTTATTTGGATTCAAAATTATGTTTGAGATGTCCCGCAAGGAAAAGTGATTATGTTAGGAGCCTACATCCTGGACAGTACGGCCGACTCCACGCGACTAGAAGCCCCCGAGAGCCCCGCGCGCACATTGGCCGCGAACCTCTCCATGGCGCGCGGCGGCAGGCACATCGGCACGGTGATCCCTCCGCCCGCCGCGGGGATGTGGAACGTGGCCAGCGTCGTCGTGGCCGGCCCGCCGTAGACCGGAAGGCCCCACCCGAGGTCCACCTCGTGCAGGTTCGACTTGGTGAGATCCGTCACGAGATACGTCCGCGCCGTCGTGAACCGCGGCCGCCCGCGCAGCACCAGCGCGTCGGCCACCGACTGCGCGTACTCGTCGGCCCCGACCCGCGCCTTCGCGGCCACGATCAGCTCCACGGCGCGACCCAGCGGTCCCGAGCAGAGCTCGCCGGCCGTCGTCCGCGCCACGCCGAAGGTGAGCGCGTTCCCGTAGAACCCCTCGGGCAGCGGGCGGCCGCGCATCCCGCGGGCGTTCACCACGAACATGAACCGCACCTCGTCGCCGGGCGCGTACCCGAGCGCCGCCGTCCGGCAGCGCCAAGCGAACGCCGACAGGAGCAGGAACCGGGAGCACCGCGACCTCATCAGCGGCGGTAGCTGGTCCCTCAGCGAGGACAGCTCCTCGGGGCCGAAGAGGAACGCCCGGTGCACGAGCTCGGCGCCCGGACGGAGCCTGTCGTTGGCCGCGTCGGCCGCAAGCTCGTACTCTGGGTGCTCGTAGTTGGGGCACGGGGGGTCGCGCGCGTCGAGCAGCTCCCTCGCCCACACCGGCCGCACGCTTGGCGCCTCCATGCCGCCCGCCAGCTCGCCGACGGCCTGCAGGAACTGCGTGACGCCCGGCGCGTCCACCAGATTATGGCACACCTGGATGCCGAACACGAATCCTCCGCACCTCAACCTCGTCACCTTCATGCCATCATGCATGATGCATGTCAGTCTCGCGTACACGTAGTACAAATTAAGGATGCACCATCAATTCTTCAACCCTAGCCATGAGTCCATGACTTACTTGAACGTAGAGCAGTGGACGATCGACAACGACGGCGGAGTTGCTCTCCGGCAAGCACAGGAGCTGGCCGGCGCAAGGGACCGGCGGGCACAGCGTGTCGCCGAACTCGTCCAACGCGACGTCCGCATCGGCCTCGACGAAACACACCCCCTCGCCGGTGCAGTCCACCGCGAGCTTCCTGCCGGGCAGCTCGCGGAGCCGCCCCGCGATGGGGTAGTAGTGCACGAGCGCCGCGGCCAGGCCGTGACGTATGATCCTGGCCGGGTCAGCGCGCGGCCGCGAGGGGCGGCCCCGGTAGAAGTATATGACGGAGCGGTAGAACCGGAGGCTCTCCTGGTCGTCCAGGTCCGAGAGCCGCTTGAGCTCGCGCGGCGTCAGCCCGGCCGGCGCGACCAGCTCCGGCTCACCGCGGCGCGCCACGAATGCCAGGGACGTGGCGGCCATAGTAGCTAGTAGCGCTAGTCTAGACTACCGGTTTAAGCCTGCCGCTTAGTTAGCCTTGGCCGTTGGAAAATGGCGGACGCTGGATCGTAGTCGATCGTCTAGTGTGTGCATCTATGAACGTACGAACATCCAGATATATAGGAGTGGTGGGTCGAGTTTACGGCTTCGCGATGTGAAGAATTCATCGTGGTTTGGTCGCCGGTGGCGAAGCAAGAAAATGGGAGTACGACATGAGAATTGTTCAGCGCATGAGTCGCCGTGCGTGGTCCGATCGCTTAGAGCAACTCAAATAGGGCGATCCATTCATCCGCCGTCGTCTGTTTGAATCGGCGCGAATAAAAAAGGTGGCCCAATGCGTCGATCCAAACCTAAATCGAGTATGTTTTCTGTCCGCGCTGACACATTTGCTGCTCAAATTTGCATCTCAaaatgcgtcggcgcggacgcgTAACGCACGCCTTCTCGTTGTTCGCCGTGTCTCCACTTGACGGTCGTCCAACTGCCCACAGCCTATCTGGCCAGCTTAATCTATGACCTCAGGCACACACGTCAACATAGGCCGACCGTGTGGTGGGACCGTCCTCGCCCGTTTTCAGGCAGCCCCCATCCCCATCTAGCCACACTCTGCTCCCCTGTCGTCGGCAAACCCTAACCATCCCAATGAAACCAGATGGGGCTCTTCTCCGGCGCCGGCAGTAGCAAGGCCAAGGGCAAGTCCCCCGCCATTCCTTTTCCCGCAGAGTTTCTCCCGCCTCCGTCGGCACCAGCTCGCCGGCCGAGGCAGCCCGTCAACGTGCCAGTGCACCGGGCGGAGTGGCACTGGCAGCACCGCGTGCCTCTCCTGTACCCCGACGCTACCCTGCCGCACGTCTGGTTGGGGGCGACGCCGGCGCAGGAGGCGGCGTACCTCGAACAGTGGCGCCAGCAACGGCTGGCCGAGGAGCACCGTCACGGCGAGTACCTCGAGATGCTCGAGCACGATGCCGAGGACGAGCGGCGCGAagccgaggaggaggcgcgccaggccgCGACGGCTCAGGCGGCCGCACAGCCCCCCACGGCGGCACAGCCCGCGCCCAACATGAACGCCCTTTGGAACACGGCGTTCCCCTGGGCCGGCCCCGCGCCGACGCTCATCGACCTCACGGACCCCGAGGACAACGACGACGACGTCTAGGGCAGCGCGCCGCCTCATAGTTTAGGCTGTTTTTAATTTTCTTTAATGCAAATGTGGATACATGGACTCTCGCTGGCCTTCGTAGTCGGCTTTAATGTTTAATTAATGTTGTTTTTATTTTAAATATGCATGTATTTTTTCTTGCACCGTCAAAATGGGTCGGGCCAGCGTTGCGCGCATGCGCCGACCAAACACGAAAGCGGACATTTGTATTCGCCTGGCCGATCCAAACGAATAAAAAACAAACAAAATCGTCATCCGTGGAGTTCCTTTTAGCGCGGAATGCATACTTTTGTCGGTCGAGGATGCGTGAGCATAATTTGCTCGGTGCGCCTTTCACGTGCTTTGACATATCCTGGCCCGTATGTAGAGCTCATGGCTAGTCAGTGTAAGACAAGTGTTTATGCGAACGTTGATTTGAGCTCTAACTTTTCACACGTACTAGGTAGGTAGCTGCTCTGAGAAAGCAGGTAGGTGAGCTATTTGGCAGGGTTTTCACGTATGTGGTTGTTGGTTTCACGCATGAAATGCCTAAGATATTTAACGACTGTTGAAGTGCTGCTTGAGTGCTGATTAGACGTGACTTGTCTATGCATAGATGTCATGATTAAAGCTGACTTAGCTAATTCTACATGATTTTGTTGAATTTTGAACGTAAATTTTTTTGACATGGTGAGGAACTTGAATAGTCCGAAACATAGGCCAATATATTAGTTCCCCATTGATTTCCCTTTTGGGGGGAAATTCAACATTTGCCCTTTCTAGCCCATTTCCCAAATAATTTGTTTTCACACAAATTGAAACTACATCGTTGCATAATTAAACAACGGTACCACACCAACATCAAACATAGCATCATTAAATAGTCCATTATCTAATACATTACCATTCCACTACATCAACATTAAATAAGGTAAATCATCACTACATACTAGATAAATAGCTCTACTCCTCGGCGGAGGAGATGTCGATCACCCCCTCGGCGAAGGGGCCAGAAGCATGGTCATTGACGGCGGGCCATATCCACCGAGGTAAACCCACTGGCCTACTCGTCCTTGGCTTCACGTTCGAGGTCCTCAAACATATCTGCATGCTCGGCGTTGAGACACATGATCTTGTGGCGCTCACACTCAATTGTGTGCTCACCAACGACGCGAGGATCGCATGGTTCTCAGTGATGATCTTAAGGTTCACGACGAACATGACATCGACATCGATGCGTTCGGCTGCTTGGTGCTCCGCCTCCTCATACGTCGAGAGAAGGCGGATGTTGTCACCCCAGCGGCGTCGTCAACCACCTCAAACCTGGTGATGGGGTCAACCGCCATCCCCTCCTCATCCAAGTAAGACACATGGGCGGGGTCAACCACCACCCCCTCCTCATCCAAGGACGACACATGCCACGACTAGCTCTCCCTGACTATGTCCACCCGCTAGCCTCCTCCACCCCCCCCCCTCTGTCACCATCTGCAGTGACCTCTGggcaaagcctcatgtgatgaaGGCGGTGGCGAGCATTCGCCATGTTGGCCGCTTCCTTGCTCTATGCTTCGTAGGCTGATTGCTAGGCAGCATGTGTCGCGTGCTCGGTGGGAAAACTGGGTTCACGGGTGTTCGGTGTCTCGCTAGTGGTTGCCACGCGACACAACGAATCTGCCCTTAGGGTCTCTAGTGGATCCAGGCCTTGGGCTGCCCAGCAACCCTAGGCACCCCCGGGTGGGCCCTCTGCATCTCGGTGCTACTGGCACTTGGTAACTCTGGCCATTTGCTATGGTGGTGATGTTGTGGGGGTGGTAATGTTCATGTTGACATGGTCACCTTCCAAATTATGGGTTCCATCGTCTCCAAATATAAAAACAACATGTTGTGAGTCATGTAGTTTTCATGGATGGCATGTACAAACGTGTATGTCAAATAAATGCCTCTCCCTAATATAGTGATGGATTTGTAGAGGCGCGATAATAATTCTGGTTTGCTCCTGTGATGGGTAACTTAGCGCTCCATGTAGGACGCGTCATTTTTGCCTTCAACCCCACAAAGTATTTTCAAAGTATTTCAAGAATACCACAGTATCTTGAAAACCTATGGTTTCAAATACTTTGACGTGTTTGGCTCTAGTTAAAGTGGCAGTATTATAAACCACAGTATGCACAAAACTGTGGTGTTTTTGCTATATTAAAAAAAAGACCAGAACCTCTTTTCAAAAAACTGAGAAACACAGCAAAAGATCTCTCAAGCGGCGAGTAAATACAACACTATATACTTTGATTGCCAAACACGGCACTATCTTTCTTAGTAACACTTTAAAAAATGATGGTTTCATATACTACGGTCTTCGCTGTCATCGGCATAGAAAACTGTAGTATTCGAATACTTAGgttcttcaaaaacttcgcttcCAAACGGCGTAAAAAACTGTAGTGACATTTTGCAGCAATGCATGAGCATGGTCTAagatatttatttatttatttatttattcgtCCACCATAGCAAATGACCGTTCCTTCCTCCGTCGCTGGTGGTGCGATTTGGGTCAGTCAGCGCAAACGCTCAAACCATTCCTGGAGTTCTTTTGACGGGCGTGCTCGCGCCGGCGAATTGCCATAGTGCGTTCGGACATGGAGCTTCTTTGCTTTCTTCTTCCGTTGTTTCTTTCGTTTGGCATGGCATGACCATTTCCATCCTGGCGCACCGTTTCCGAAGGGAGGAAGGGTCGTGGCCGTGCTCCCACCCCCCGTGGAAACTCCTGCGATGTTGATTTGGTTCCAAAGTGGCGCCAGCGCGACTAAGAATTAAGCAGGTACAGTAGGTGTGACCGTCACCGGTGCCGGCACACCCAGCACGACCGAGATGAGATCCTCGTCGCGTGATGGAGCCCTGCCGCGGATGCAAACTCGTCAGCTCGATCGCCGTCGTCCATTGGAAGGCAAGAGCGTGTGGTGCGGTGTGCTGGGTTTCAACGGCAGACCACGGCGAGGCAGACACATCAATGCATGCATCTGGTAGTGCCAGCCAAGGTCTTTCTCTGCTTGGCGTGTGAGTCATTATTCACCGGACGATGACGAACCTCCCCGCCGATCTTTCTTCAACCTGATTGTTACGATCAGGTGCTCGTCCAATATTTGGGCACAGCCTAGGGGACGGAGGAGTTGGCCAAGCCTTGTCGGTCTGGTCAATGAAACAAAGTGGAGCTCGTGCTTGCTTCCAGGGACATACATACCTGATTTTTGACAGAGGTTCGAGCTTTGCTAGCCACGCTTGCTCCTGATTAGACAGGTCTGCTTGTCAACGAAATTGAGTGTTTGCTGCTTTCTTCGCGGTCAGAAGAATTGACAGAGGGCAGTTACAATGAGGTGTGGATGCACCATTTTCTAGAATGTGTGCTGTAGCAGTTGGTTAATGTTGACTGCACCTTTCAACACCTTGAAAAGGGAGTAAGGTCATCCCCAAGGAGGACCGTAAACCTCCCGTTTGGACCGTCAAAACCATCCAACACGGTTCTGTATCGGTCCGTGCAGCGGTCAGGACGCGATTTCTCCTGTAAAATGGTGACAAAAGTGAGGAAAGTTTGCGGGAGATCGGACACGCGAAACGTATGAATCCGACACCCCAGGCCCACCCAAAACCCTTCCCTGACCCCACCACTCAGGCCACCACGCCACACCCCTGCCGATATTCTGCGTCTCCGTCACCTCTGGCGCTCCAGCAGGGCTCCCCTCCGCTTATTCTCTATCTTCGTTCAACCCCTGCCCTCCGACCGCACCGCCAGGTACCAACCTCTACCATGCCCGACAACTGTTCGATGAATCGCCGGAGCTGAACACATTTGTCCCTTCTTCTTTTTAGCAATGGATTCCGATTTGGAGTACATATACGAGCAATATGTTGAGTCGTCTGGCAGCTTCGTTGGACGAGGAGTACTCCGATGAGACGGCGATGATGCAGGCGATCCTTGAAGACACGCGTGCGGAGGAGCATGTTCTCAATTTCAAGGGCTCGAACAAGGGTCAT contains:
- the LOC125533708 gene encoding benzyl alcohol O-benzoyltransferase-like translates to MAATSLAFVARRGEPELVAPAGLTPRELKRLSDLDDQESLRFYRSVIYFYRGRPSRPRADPARIIRHGLAAALVHYYPIAGRLRELPGRKLAVDCTGEGVCFVEADADVALDEFGDTLCPPVPCAGQLLCLPESNSAVVVDRPLLYVQVTRLRCGGFVFGIQVCHNLVDAPGVTQFLQAVGELAGGMEAPSVRPVWARELLDARDPPCPNYEHPEYELAADAANDRLRPGAELVHRAFLFGPEELSSLRDQLPPLMRSRCSRFLLLSAFAWRCRTAALGYAPGDEVRFMFVVNARGMRGRPLPEGFYGNALTFGVARTTAGELCSGPLGRAVELIVAAKARVGADEYAQSVADALVLRGRPRFTTARTYLVTDLTKSNLHEVDLGWGLPVYGGPATTTLATFHIPAAGGGITVPMCLPPRAMERFAANVRAGLSGASSRVESAVLSRM